From the genome of Planctomycetota bacterium, one region includes:
- a CDS encoding PQQ-binding-like beta-propeller repeat protein, which yields MFKSLRVKKYYAVLVTCYLLLVTCNLFAEDWPSLSRDTSRQRSTQEKLSSAFSAAWQYAGSSDLPASQAGIVSSPAIADGVVVFAARDNFVRAIKESDGSLLWSFLSGDEIIASPSISNGRVYIPSTDGKIYCLNLSNGALIWNYRTGGTEFSSPVISDNTLYMGSGFPNAKVIAIDALTKQFLWETQLEQIVYSSPAISGTVLVVGCNSGKYYALDKTTGEIIWSCQAGGQVMLSSPLVVDDSAYLLPGGTNLSFYRVAINQADWATNYQILLSDPLSPAGSTILNTKLNSSSPVKIGNLIGFTARFDYFIDTNADSIVDQYTLNEYIIAIDPAAHSIKWQKNIGARITADQNKIPPLGLCPAPATMSSASGELIVTASSLAEELRIINPADGETISIYPLDDACQSSPAIANGKIFIATKKGSVYAFRNDGNRAPSPPTAGFTPADNATITSTTPAISWNAAVDPDAGDPSNTLSYLVRVDDDGEILLDYDYITATLAGVTSITLPSAITDNTNLTYAVRAIDASLAYSEWSEAQSFWINRAQDAPLSPTNFRAEAGNGYVDLFWQSSASQDVQRYLLAYKEEGGSYNAPINAGNTTNYRVNGLTNGTMYTFQIIAEDYDALQSAPLEISARPLYPIMVNTTPYNNLIYALAQAQSGDTVRLGVGTFVINSTLSLKQGVNLAGYSPHHTILNGTGLDRLVLLTAGAGITSTISNLTLYGAHVGIDTSGDNALIRNTVIRNCNIGIFAGSGSDTSIINNTIINNSIAGIYANSSQCAIRNNIIMYNGDGVYAATGIIPAITYNDAYQNTVNYNNASPGIGNISLHVVFLDEPNKDYRVVLDQPTIDMGAPSDDYLNEPHPRGTRVNMGAYGNTIYAATSGPFSIADGTLSNSETGAYYSALLSTLGGSGPVTWTIFIGSIPPGLNLNTSTGDITGTIQLGSAGLYNFTARAVDFLDNNDTADFSIQVSQISGNTLHFVTNALSSGYVRATYKTTVSVAGGFPPYAWSITNGGLPPNFTLNSATGEIIGTPPYGTDNTYGFTVQVKDADNFTVSGIFNITINAGQASGSSAEGGAGKTWCFIATAAYGSPLAPGVMALRHFREKYLLTNSPGKWLVAQYYKNSPPLAQYIGQHNWAKRIAQVMLIPVVAYGWFMVSTGWMVKLITCIGIMILGIFLIRRLRRIRSAKRTASNAVK from the coding sequence ATGTTTAAGAGTTTAAGAGTTAAAAAGTATTACGCGGTGCTTGTTACTTGTTACTTGTTACTTGTAACCTGTAACTTGTTTGCTGAGGACTGGCCTTCCCTCTCCCGCGATACCAGCCGCCAGCGCTCTACCCAGGAAAAATTATCCTCCGCCTTTAGTGCGGCGTGGCAATACGCCGGAAGCTCGGACCTGCCAGCCAGCCAGGCAGGGATAGTCTCTTCCCCGGCAATTGCCGATGGCGTAGTGGTTTTCGCCGCGCGCGATAACTTCGTCCGCGCGATTAAGGAATCCGATGGCTCGCTCCTCTGGTCTTTCCTGAGCGGCGATGAAATCATCGCCTCGCCTTCTATCAGCAATGGACGGGTTTACATCCCTTCCACTGACGGGAAAATCTATTGCCTGAACCTCTCAAACGGGGCGCTAATCTGGAATTACCGCACCGGCGGAACGGAATTCTCTTCGCCCGTTATCTCCGATAACACACTCTACATGGGCTCGGGATTCCCGAACGCCAAGGTTATTGCCATTGATGCCCTAACCAAACAGTTCTTATGGGAAACCCAACTGGAACAGATTGTTTATTCATCCCCGGCAATATCCGGCACGGTCCTGGTTGTCGGTTGCAATAGCGGCAAATATTACGCGCTTGACAAAACCACCGGAGAAATAATCTGGTCCTGCCAGGCAGGCGGACAGGTAATGCTTTCCTCTCCCTTAGTCGTGGATGACTCCGCTTACTTATTGCCCGGCGGAACCAACCTCTCTTTCTATCGTGTCGCGATTAACCAGGCTGATTGGGCGACGAATTACCAGATACTTCTTTCTGACCCGCTCTCTCCAGCTGGCAGCACCATACTTAACACCAAACTAAACTCATCTTCTCCGGTAAAAATCGGTAATCTCATCGGCTTTACCGCCCGCTTTGATTATTTTATAGACACCAACGCCGACAGCATTGTAGACCAATACACGCTTAATGAATATATCATTGCCATTGACCCCGCCGCGCATTCTATTAAATGGCAAAAGAATATCGGCGCACGCATTACCGCCGACCAGAACAAAATCCCGCCTTTGGGCTTGTGCCCGGCCCCGGCAACAATGTCATCCGCTTCAGGAGAGCTTATCGTAACGGCTTCTTCGCTCGCGGAGGAACTAAGGATTATCAATCCCGCCGACGGCGAAACAATATCCATCTATCCGCTGGATGACGCCTGCCAGTCTTCGCCGGCAATCGCCAACGGTAAAATATTCATCGCCACTAAAAAAGGCTCGGTCTATGCCTTCCGGAATGACGGCAACCGCGCGCCTTCTCCGCCGACCGCCGGATTTACTCCGGCTGATAACGCAACCATCACCTCGACCACCCCGGCCATCAGCTGGAACGCGGCGGTTGACCCGGATGCAGGAGACCCGTCAAACACGCTCAGCTATCTGGTGCGCGTAGATGACGACGGCGAAATCCTGCTCGATTACGATTATATCACTGCCACTCTTGCCGGCGTAACATCCATCACACTGCCTTCGGCAATCACGGATAATACCAATCTTACCTATGCCGTCAGGGCCATAGACGCCAGTCTGGCATATTCGGAATGGTCCGAAGCGCAGAGCTTCTGGATAAACCGCGCGCAAGACGCGCCTCTTTCCCCGACTAATTTCCGTGCCGAGGCCGGAAATGGTTATGTTGACCTTTTCTGGCAGTCCAGCGCTTCTCAGGATGTCCAGAGGTACCTGCTTGCTTACAAGGAAGAAGGTGGCTCTTACAACGCGCCAATCAACGCCGGTAACACAACCAATTACCGCGTCAACGGGCTAACCAACGGAACGATGTATACATTCCAGATTATCGCTGAAGATTATGACGCGCTCCAGAGCGCCCCGCTTGAAATCTCTGCCCGGCCGCTTTATCCCATTATGGTCAATACCACGCCTTATAATAACCTCATTTATGCGCTGGCGCAGGCGCAAAGCGGCGATACTGTCCGCTTGGGCGTGGGCACATTCGTAATCAATTCCACCTTATCGCTTAAACAAGGCGTCAACCTTGCCGGTTATTCGCCTCACCACACTATTCTTAACGGAACCGGCTTGGACCGCTTGGTTCTCCTAACCGCGGGCGCCGGCATCACCTCGACCATCAGCAACTTGACCCTTTACGGAGCGCATGTCGGCATAGATACATCCGGCGATAACGCCCTCATCAGAAACACCGTCATCCGTAATTGCAATATCGGGATATTTGCCGGCTCCGGCTCGGACACCTCTATCATCAATAATACAATCATTAATAATTCCATCGCCGGAATTTACGCCAACAGTTCCCAATGCGCAATCCGCAATAATATCATTATGTATAACGGCGACGGCGTTTACGCCGCCACCGGAATTATTCCTGCGATAACCTATAACGATGCCTATCAAAACACGGTAAACTATAATAACGCCTCACCGGGCATCGGGAATATCTCCCTGCATGTGGTTTTCCTGGATGAGCCGAACAAGGATTATCGGGTCGTCCTCGACCAGCCGACCATAGATATGGGCGCGCCATCTGATGATTATTTGAATGAACCGCATCCGCGCGGCACGCGGGTCAATATGGGCGCTTACGGCAATACCATTTATGCCGCCACCAGCGGTCCTTTTTCTATTGCGGACGGGACGCTCTCTAATTCAGAGACCGGAGCTTATTACAGCGCGTTACTCAGCACGCTGGGCGGTTCAGGGCCAGTGACCTGGACTATTTTCATCGGCTCCATCCCGCCGGGACTGAACTTAAATACCTCAACCGGCGACATCACCGGCACAATCCAGCTCGGGTCCGCAGGATTATATAATTTCACGGCGCGGGCAGTTGATTTCCTTGATAATAACGATACCGCAGATTTCTCTATCCAGGTCAGCCAGATAAGCGGCAACACCCTGCATTTTGTGACTAATGCGCTTTCAAGCGGCTATGTCAGAGCCACATATAAGACAACTGTTTCCGTAGCCGGCGGATTCCCGCCTTATGCCTGGTCAATAACTAACGGAGGACTGCCGCCGAACTTCACTTTGAACAGCGCCACCGGCGAAATCATCGGCACGCCGCCCTACGGGACGGATAACACCTACGGCTTTACGGTTCAGGTTAAGGACGCCGATAATTTCACTGTCTCCGGCATATTTAATATAACCATTAATGCGGGACAGGCAAGCGGGAGCAGTGCTGAAGGCGGCGCCGGGAAAACCTGGTGCTTTATCGCCACGGCGGCTTACGGCTCGCCCCTTGCGCCCGGAGTGATGGCGTTAAGGCATTTCAGGGAGAAATATCTCCTG